DNA sequence from the bacterium genome:
AATTCAGCATAATTATCGAATGGGACAATATCTTCCCGGTAGATTCCCTGGGGATGTCGGATTTAGACTTAAATCGCATAATTGACGGTGAAGACCTTTCGATTTTTAGTCAAACATTCGGGAAATCGCAGAATGACGGCTATTGGAACCCTGACGCGGATTTAAACAAAGACAGTATAGTAGACGGAAGCGATTTATATATTTTAGGAAACAATTTCGGAAAAAATTATTGAGGTTTTAATATTCTGCTTTCATTTTCCTGGTAAATCCAATTGATACTGACAAGAATAGAAGTTTGGCCTACCTCTGCGCCTTCAACATACGTAACCTGCAATTTTGCATAACGGTTATTATTATTTCTCAGACAATAGCTGTGTCCGATAACTACCGCCGCGCTTTCAGAGTATCCTGTTTCAGGGGCCTCGCTGATTTCGGATATCTGGATTATTCCCATATCCTGTATTGCGCCTCCCGGGACATATAATGATAAAGTATTCCCGTTTTTTTTGACACCAATATCGCCTTTTAATGTTTCTTTTTTATGAAAATATTCTGTTGAGAAATCAAAAGATTCATCAGGAATAAGATTGACTGTCCCGCCCTTTAATACCCCGTAATCTTTAGATAATTGTTTTACAGCGGATGAATCAAAAAATATCGGGTCCCCGCCTGTTTGAATTATGAAATCATTTTCAAAAATATAAACTGATTTTCCAAAATAATGTTCAACATTATTGTTTTCCCTGTATTCGGAAGATTTTGTCCAATCAAAAACTACTTTAAATTTTGCTGAATCAATTCTGTTAATTTCAAAATTTTTTAAAGTAAACTTGATATTGCTGTATTTTTTAAATTCCATATTGAATTTATCCTCTATTTCTTCATAACGGTTATCATCCGAATCCGCGTAGGAATTAGAAAAATATTTCATGAATAAAGAAGGGTCTTTGTTATCAAATGCAATTGAAAAAATATTTTTAACCAGTTCGGAATAATGCTGCTCGGGGTTTTTTAAATAAGTTACCGGGTATTCATTGAATATTTTCATTCCGGCATCATCATTGGTTGAAATGCGGACACATAATATATATGTTTTCTTGTCTTCAGGTTCAAATTCGTAATAAAACGATTTTGTCAAAGTTTCCCACAAATATCCTGAATCTAATGATATATCAACAATGGCAGAAGAGAAATAATTTTCGGGGGGGATGACGTTTAAATAAATTTTGCCCCATTCTCCGAGATTTTCAGGGGTCAGTATTATTGGTTTATTTAAAATATTGCCTATAATATTGACCTTGAAGGAATTGACATCAATTTTCTTATTTAATGGGGCGGGTATCGCGCGGGGAGCATATTCTTGTAGCTCCTGGGAGAAGGCGATATTTATTATAAATATAAATGAAATAATTATTAATATAAAATATTTCATAAGTGGAGCAGATTATCTTATTTTTTATGTATTGTCAAGCATTAATTTGAATTTATTGTAAACCATAATATTTAAGTAGTTGACAAAAAAACATATAATGGATATACTCTTTGTCATTAATTTAAAATTATAAATGAATAAAAATATATTAATTAAAAATCTTGAAAATAAAATCAATAGAGATATTGACATAAATAGAAACGAAGCGGATGAAGTGGTTTCAATAATTAACGAAATACCTTATGAAATATACCGGTTTTCAAACAGCATACGTGAAAAATATTTTGGGAATAAAATCAATTTATGCGGCATTGCGAATGTGAAATCGGGCAATTGTTCAGAGGATTGCAAATTTTGCGCGCAGTCCGGGCATTACCAGACAAGTACTGTTGTTTATCCCCTTGTGGACGAGGGAAAAATGCTCGCGGGGGCTGAAGCAGTAAAAGGATTAAAGGCAAGCCGTTATGGTTTAATAACGAGCGGGTGCAGGATAGAAGGGGGAAATGACCTTTTAAAAATAGCATCGGCCGTTAAAAAAATAAAAAAAGGCATAAATATTGAACCTTGCGCTTCACTGGGCGAATTGGATAATGAAGCTTGTATAATATTAAAAGAGGCAGGTATAACCCGTTATCATCATAACCTGGAAACATCGAGAAATTATTTCCCGAATATCTGCACCACACATAGCTGGGATGACCGCGTCAAAACCGTAAAGATCGTGAAGAATAACGGATTACAGGCATGTTCAGGCGGAATTTTTGGGATGGGGGAGACATGGGCCGACCGGC
Encoded proteins:
- the bioB gene encoding biotin synthase BioB; this encodes MNKNILIKNLENKINRDIDINRNEADEVVSIINEIPYEIYRFSNSIREKYFGNKINLCGIANVKSGNCSEDCKFCAQSGHYQTSTVVYPLVDEGKMLAGAEAVKGLKASRYGLITSGCRIEGGNDLLKIASAVKKIKKGINIEPCASLGELDNEACIILKEAGITRYHHNLETSRNYFPNICTTHSWDDRVKTVKIVKNNGLQACSGGIFGMGETWADRLDLAFALRELGVDSVPLNFLNPIHGTPLEKQIPLRPKEILAIISVFRIILPSKDIKVCGGREKNLRQLQSWMFYAGASGMMIGNYLTTAGRDPKLDWEMIEDLGMEIRES